From Vibrio splendidus, a single genomic window includes:
- the rsuA gene encoding 16S rRNA pseudouridine(516) synthase RsuA, giving the protein MRLDKFLCDALGVTRREATHLLKSKAVTVNDVIQKSGSLKVTEECVVEWQGNELNVHGPRYIMLYKPEGFVCSHEDGANRIAFELLDEIKMDKLHFAGRLDIDTTGLVLITDDGKWSHRITSPKHKCEKTYRVWLVEPVEDDYVEKFKEGIQLKSEDGLTLPAHLEVRAEREVLLTIHEGKYHQVKRMFAALGNKVEGLHRERIGEIEMDESLELGEYRYLTQEEVDSIWK; this is encoded by the coding sequence ATGCGTTTAGATAAATTTCTGTGCGATGCATTAGGCGTCACTCGAAGAGAAGCAACACACTTATTAAAATCCAAGGCAGTGACAGTAAATGATGTCATTCAAAAAAGCGGTTCACTCAAGGTAACTGAAGAGTGCGTTGTGGAATGGCAAGGCAATGAACTGAATGTTCACGGCCCACGTTACATCATGCTTTATAAGCCAGAAGGCTTTGTTTGTTCGCATGAAGATGGCGCAAATCGTATCGCCTTTGAATTACTCGATGAAATCAAAATGGACAAGCTGCACTTTGCTGGTCGTCTAGATATTGATACGACGGGTCTTGTGTTGATTACCGATGATGGTAAGTGGTCTCACCGCATCACATCACCAAAGCACAAGTGCGAGAAGACGTACCGCGTGTGGTTGGTTGAACCTGTTGAAGACGATTACGTTGAAAAATTCAAAGAGGGCATCCAGCTTAAGAGCGAAGATGGCCTAACACTTCCAGCACACTTAGAAGTTCGTGCTGAGCGTGAAGTACTATTAACGATTCACGAAGGCAAATACCACCAAGTAAAACGTATGTTTGCGGCACTTGGTAATAAAGTTGAAGGGTTACACCGTGAGCGTATCGGTGAAATCGAGATGGATGAATCTTTGGAGTTGGGTGAATACCGTTACCTAACACAAGAAGAAGTCGACTCTATCTGGAAGTAA
- a CDS encoding Bcr/CflA family multidrug efflux MFS transporter, with translation MQTSTQQTPSSQPQTPQLGWMLFLVLGAIGALTPLAIDMYLPAMPTIAKDLGVTAGEVQITLTAYTAGFALGQLLHGPLADSYGRKPVLLIGVFFFAVASVVSATTHGIEALTLVRTAQGFAGAAAAVIIQAVVRDMFDREDFARTMSFVTLVMTVAPLIAPMIGGYLALWFGWRSIFWVLAIFAVIVILAVIIKIPETLPVDNRQPLRFKTTIRNYARLCKNPTAMGLIFSGAFSFSGMFAFLTAGSFVYIDVYGVRPDLFGYLFGLNIVAMILMTTINGRIVKKVGSHTMLRAALVIQLLAGVGLLVGWALDLGLWGIVPFVMLFIGTISTIGSNSMGLLLSGYPNMAGTASSLAGTLRFGTGSVVGAIVAMLPSDSAGSMAMVMAACAVMSALLYWTLGKKA, from the coding sequence ATGCAAACGTCTACCCAACAGACCCCAAGCTCACAACCACAAACTCCTCAGTTAGGTTGGATGCTATTTTTGGTTCTGGGTGCGATTGGTGCACTGACACCACTCGCCATCGATATGTACCTGCCTGCTATGCCAACGATCGCCAAAGATCTAGGCGTTACAGCGGGTGAAGTTCAAATCACACTCACAGCGTACACCGCAGGTTTTGCATTAGGTCAGTTGTTACATGGTCCGTTAGCCGACAGTTATGGTCGCAAGCCTGTTCTACTGATTGGTGTATTCTTTTTTGCGGTCGCGTCTGTTGTGAGTGCGACGACTCATGGCATTGAAGCGTTAACGTTAGTTCGTACGGCTCAAGGTTTTGCAGGTGCTGCGGCAGCGGTTATTATCCAAGCGGTTGTGCGTGATATGTTCGACCGTGAAGATTTCGCACGGACCATGTCGTTCGTTACCTTAGTGATGACGGTTGCACCACTTATCGCGCCGATGATTGGTGGTTACTTAGCATTGTGGTTCGGTTGGCGTTCAATCTTTTGGGTATTGGCTATTTTTGCGGTGATTGTCATTCTCGCGGTGATAATCAAAATTCCTGAGACATTGCCAGTCGATAATCGTCAACCATTGCGCTTTAAAACCACGATTCGTAATTACGCTCGTTTATGTAAAAACCCGACCGCTATGGGCCTGATTTTCTCGGGTGCGTTTTCGTTCTCTGGGATGTTTGCATTCTTAACCGCAGGCTCTTTTGTCTACATTGATGTCTATGGCGTACGTCCTGACCTGTTTGGTTACCTATTTGGTCTGAACATTGTTGCGATGATTCTGATGACGACAATCAATGGTCGAATCGTTAAGAAGGTCGGCTCTCATACCATGCTGAGAGCAGCGCTGGTCATCCAATTACTGGCTGGCGTAGGTTTACTTGTCGGTTGGGCATTGGATCTCGGGCTTTGGGGAATTGTGCCGTTTGTGATGCTATTTATTGGCACCATCTCTACTATTGGCAGTAACTCTATGGGTCTATTGCTCAGTGGTTATCCAAACATGGCAGGCACGGCTTCATCGCTTGCGGGAACATTAAGATTTGGTACTGGTTCTGTCGTTGGGGCTATCGTTGCGATGCTGCCAAGTGACAGTGCTGGGTCTATGGCTATGGTAATGGCTGCGTGTGCAGTAATGTCAGCATTACTATATTGGACATTAGGAAAGAAGGCATAA
- a CDS encoding DUF2913 family protein: protein MSKYYIEIQKLVNDALGELYALHKSGKAIDAPIANNLYLVRWVTKAIKSQAYDRVIVPDLVRWQKQGRSKGNNSDLTFIFKRISAFYGRFFPEGEEPKALKDSDVEAFMDKMYEMGWSVSSEDELTTGGKIQFFTDGEHSFALCGKQCDDSFDGELMVKPMNWFVRGNHAEFIQAAMEAGFMLHKVTDYKSAVKYHGEYIVYPANQGNQLAEIPISVIG, encoded by the coding sequence ATGTCAAAATACTATATTGAAATTCAGAAGTTAGTGAATGATGCGCTAGGCGAGCTATATGCTCTACATAAGTCTGGTAAGGCCATTGATGCGCCTATCGCGAACAACCTTTACCTTGTTCGATGGGTAACAAAGGCGATTAAATCCCAAGCTTATGATCGTGTGATTGTGCCTGACTTGGTTCGTTGGCAGAAACAGGGTCGCTCAAAAGGCAATAACTCTGATTTAACTTTTATCTTTAAACGTATTTCTGCGTTTTACGGGCGTTTTTTCCCTGAAGGCGAAGAGCCTAAAGCGCTAAAAGACAGCGATGTTGAAGCATTCATGGACAAAATGTACGAGATGGGTTGGAGCGTATCGAGTGAAGATGAGCTAACGACTGGCGGTAAGATTCAATTCTTCACCGATGGTGAGCACTCTTTTGCTTTGTGTGGCAAACAGTGCGACGACTCTTTCGACGGTGAGTTGATGGTTAAGCCAATGAACTGGTTTGTTCGTGGTAACCACGCCGAGTTCATTCAAGCGGCGATGGAAGCGGGTTTCATGCTTCACAAAGTAACGGACTATAAGTCTGCGGTGAAGTATCACGGTGAATACATCGTTTACCCTGCTAACCAAGGTAACCAACTTGCAGAGATCCCAATTAGCGTTATTGGCTAG
- a CDS encoding DUF2867 domain-containing protein produces the protein MKKVLVLGASGYVGSQLLPLLLEQGYQVTAAARHIDYLKARTEPHDNLSLEYLDLADQAATQALVPDFDLVFFLVHGMAEGHDFIDYELNLARNFVSALGPKNQHVIYLSSLQPQTGDSEHLQARKKTGELLRKGPVPVTELQAGVIIGPGSAAFEIMRDFVYNLPIMIAPKWVDSKANPIALQNLNHYLLKLAQDTPSESQTFEVGGPDIVSYRNQFAHITKTADRPLRLWATSLLTPSIASYWLGVVTSVPSNIGRALLAGLKHDFIASSTIIREKYPQKLISFENMVEQAIHAEGNFVKSNVWGFDKTAFKRWQAGYGYYPKKTGASITSSASLESLWQVAQQIGSPKQGYFFANALWRTREWLDLLFGGGVPVRQMPEGPTLKVGDKIDSWKVIRCEENQFLSLLFGMKGPGLGRLEITVSDHGDSRELNISAWWHPKGFLGLLYWFAMMPAHLFIFKGMVKAIEKQAKEQMRDSSGEMRKD, from the coding sequence ATGAAGAAAGTACTGGTTTTAGGCGCTTCTGGATACGTTGGTTCACAACTCCTCCCTCTCCTACTTGAGCAAGGCTATCAAGTCACAGCTGCAGCAAGGCATATCGACTATTTAAAAGCACGAACAGAGCCTCACGACAATTTGTCACTAGAGTATCTTGACCTTGCAGATCAAGCCGCAACACAAGCACTGGTGCCCGACTTTGATCTTGTCTTCTTTCTCGTACATGGGATGGCAGAAGGCCACGACTTTATTGATTATGAACTGAATTTGGCACGTAACTTTGTTTCAGCTCTTGGGCCAAAGAATCAACACGTCATCTACCTGAGTTCGCTTCAGCCGCAAACGGGTGATTCAGAACACCTTCAAGCGAGAAAGAAAACCGGAGAACTGCTTCGTAAAGGACCAGTCCCCGTCACTGAACTGCAAGCAGGCGTGATCATTGGTCCAGGCTCTGCAGCGTTCGAGATCATGCGAGACTTCGTGTACAACTTGCCTATCATGATTGCGCCTAAATGGGTCGACTCTAAAGCCAACCCTATTGCCTTGCAGAACCTAAATCACTATCTGCTAAAACTCGCACAGGACACGCCTAGCGAAAGCCAAACCTTCGAAGTTGGCGGGCCAGACATTGTCTCTTATCGAAATCAATTTGCTCACATTACCAAAACAGCCGATCGCCCACTCAGGCTTTGGGCGACGTCACTCCTCACGCCCTCAATCGCGTCATATTGGCTAGGTGTTGTGACTTCTGTTCCGTCCAACATAGGCAGAGCGCTTCTTGCGGGCTTAAAGCATGACTTTATTGCCAGTTCGACCATCATTAGAGAAAAGTACCCTCAGAAGCTTATCTCGTTCGAAAATATGGTTGAGCAAGCGATCCACGCTGAAGGAAACTTCGTGAAAAGTAATGTTTGGGGCTTTGATAAGACCGCCTTCAAACGCTGGCAAGCTGGGTACGGCTATTATCCTAAGAAAACTGGCGCAAGTATTACCTCAAGCGCATCTTTAGAATCCCTTTGGCAGGTGGCTCAGCAAATAGGAAGCCCGAAGCAAGGTTACTTCTTTGCTAATGCTCTATGGCGCACACGCGAATGGTTAGATCTTCTCTTTGGCGGTGGTGTACCGGTTCGACAAATGCCTGAAGGACCGACCCTAAAAGTCGGTGACAAGATTGACTCTTGGAAGGTTATTCGCTGTGAAGAGAATCAGTTTTTATCCCTGCTTTTCGGTATGAAAGGCCCGGGGTTGGGGCGACTCGAGATTACCGTCTCTGACCACGGTGATTCACGTGAACTGAACATATCAGCTTGGTGGCATCCAAAAGGCTTTCTAGGGTTACTGTATTGGTTTGCGATGATGCCAGCCCACCTGTTTATCTTTAAAGGCATGGTTAAAGCGATTGAGAAGCAGGCTAAAGAGCAGATGCGAGATTCGAGTGGCGAGATGCGAAAAGATTAA
- a CDS encoding MATE family efflux transporter: MLLSSIIHHTRGDFVRRLIAIALPITLQSIMFSSRGLVDVLMLGQLGEADIAAVGVASRAMFVTTIMLVGVTTGGALLTAQYWGAGNKQGVRESTALTWLVSTLFALLTIVFFVSFPAQIMGVTTDSQEVISLGVEYIVITSFSMLAVSCVSSMAVGLRAMHKPGVSTFFSGIGILSNVFLNWVLIFGNLGFPSLGIKGAAIATVLSGAIEVATLYGYLYFSKHLLAFKLCDIKAAATVEKVVRFLKLSLPTTFNFLAWAGGLFAYHAIMGQSGVQGLAALSVMTPVESISLSLLIGLSNAAAVLVGNQLGAKNNEAVYYQALGLTILCFLTSIVVAIFLYFVQMPILNAFSALTEETRALSEKFILILSVGIIIRSVPLTVIVGVLRAGGDVKFCLYQDLIAQWVIGIPLAAIAAIYLKFPPEWVYLLFLTEEVIKWGGSLYRMKTRKWIKNLIGS, from the coding sequence ATGTTGCTCTCTTCAATTATTCATCACACTCGAGGTGATTTTGTTCGTAGGCTTATTGCGATTGCTTTGCCTATTACTTTGCAGAGCATTATGTTTTCAAGCCGAGGCTTAGTGGATGTGTTGATGTTAGGCCAGCTTGGAGAAGCGGATATTGCGGCTGTGGGTGTTGCGAGCCGTGCAATGTTTGTGACGACCATTATGCTGGTGGGGGTTACCACGGGCGGCGCTTTGCTCACGGCTCAATATTGGGGTGCGGGTAACAAACAAGGTGTCAGAGAAAGTACCGCACTGACGTGGCTGGTTTCGACCCTGTTTGCGTTGCTGACCATTGTTTTCTTTGTTTCTTTCCCTGCGCAAATCATGGGTGTGACGACCGACTCTCAAGAAGTCATCAGCCTCGGCGTTGAATACATCGTCATCACCTCATTCAGCATGCTGGCGGTGTCGTGCGTCAGCAGTATGGCGGTAGGTTTGAGAGCGATGCACAAACCTGGGGTAAGCACTTTCTTCAGCGGTATCGGCATTCTGTCTAATGTGTTCTTAAACTGGGTGCTGATCTTCGGTAACTTAGGCTTTCCATCGCTTGGAATTAAAGGCGCAGCGATTGCCACGGTATTGAGCGGTGCCATTGAAGTGGCGACCTTATATGGCTACCTCTATTTCTCTAAACACTTATTAGCTTTTAAACTTTGTGATATCAAAGCGGCTGCAACCGTTGAGAAAGTCGTTCGCTTCTTGAAGTTGTCTTTGCCTACCACGTTTAACTTTTTAGCGTGGGCGGGTGGCTTGTTTGCTTACCACGCGATCATGGGACAATCGGGCGTTCAAGGTTTGGCTGCGCTTTCAGTCATGACGCCGGTTGAATCTATTTCATTGAGTTTATTGATTGGTCTGTCTAATGCAGCAGCTGTTTTGGTGGGTAACCAACTTGGCGCGAAGAACAATGAAGCGGTTTATTATCAAGCATTAGGCTTAACGATTCTGTGTTTCTTAACCAGTATTGTTGTGGCGATTTTTCTCTATTTCGTCCAAATGCCAATATTGAATGCGTTCAGTGCGTTGACTGAAGAGACCAGAGCCCTCTCTGAGAAATTCATTCTAATTCTCAGCGTGGGTATTATTATTCGCTCGGTGCCGTTGACTGTGATCGTTGGTGTGTTGAGAGCGGGTGGTGATGTGAAGTTCTGTCTCTATCAAGATTTGATTGCTCAGTGGGTGATTGGTATTCCACTGGCTGCGATTGCGGCTATCTATTTAAAGTTTCCACCTGAGTGGGTGTATTTGCTTTTCCTCACCGAAGAAGTGATTAAGTGGGGTGGGTCGCTCTATCGCATGAAAACAAGAAAATGGATCAAAAACTTGATAGGAAGTTGA